The Roseofilum reptotaenium CS-1145 genome includes a region encoding these proteins:
- a CDS encoding Uma2 family endonuclease, with amino-acid sequence MIITPTQLSLEEFLQLPETEPSSEYIDGHIYTKPMPKGRHSAIQTSLVTAINQVGSPGKIARAFTELRCTFARRSLVPDISIFAWPRIPLNPQGEIEDLFTLAPDWTIEILSPEQPSTRVIDKILFCLDEGTELGWLIDPQERLVMSFSPGQQPRIYRGDTVLPCLDILPDFQSSPQTIFSYLTLN; translated from the coding sequence ATGATCATTACTCCAACCCAACTTTCTCTAGAAGAATTTCTGCAACTGCCTGAAACCGAACCGAGCAGTGAATATATTGATGGACACATTTACACCAAACCCATGCCAAAAGGAAGACACAGTGCCATTCAAACCAGTTTAGTCACTGCCATTAATCAAGTGGGAAGTCCCGGAAAAATCGCCCGTGCCTTTACCGAATTACGCTGTACGTTTGCTAGACGTTCCCTTGTTCCGGATATTAGTATCTTTGCCTGGCCAAGAATTCCCTTAAATCCTCAAGGGGAAATTGAGGATTTGTTTACCTTAGCGCCGGATTGGACGATTGAAATTCTCTCACCAGAACAACCGTCCACACGGGTAATCGATAAAATCCTCTTTTGTTTAGATGAAGGCACAGAACTGGGTTGGTTAATCGATCCTCAAGAGCGGTTAGTGATGTCTTTTTCTCCAGGACAACAACCGCGAATTTATCGAGGTGATACGGTGCTTCCCTGTCTAGACATTTTGCCCGATTTCCAGAGTTCTCCGCAAACCATTTTCAGTTATTTAACTTTAAATTAG
- a CDS encoding HepT-like ribonuclease domain-containing protein: protein MREDPERVQDMLDAIAAIERYIQQDRQAFEEQELIQVWVAHHLQIIGEATSALSDTLKANYPQIPWIQVVGLRNMLVHEYFRIDPQILWDITQYDLPALQQTLQTMQQDLDI from the coding sequence ATGAGAGAAGATCCCGAACGAGTACAAGATATGCTCGATGCGATCGCAGCTATTGAACGCTATATTCAACAAGATCGGCAAGCCTTTGAAGAGCAAGAGCTAATTCAGGTTTGGGTTGCCCATCATTTGCAAATTATTGGAGAGGCTACCAGCGCTTTATCTGATACCCTCAAAGCCAATTATCCACAAATCCCTTGGATACAAGTTGTTGGATTAAGAAATATGCTAGTTCACGAATACTTTCGCATCGATCCTCAAATCCTCTGGGATATTACACAATATGATTTACCAGCACTTCAGCAAACCCTGCAAACAATGCAGCAAGATTTAGATATTTAA
- a CDS encoding ABC exporter membrane fusion protein, producing MVRTAMGTEWKSSKTVALLATTLLAVGGVTAYSLVSPKSLFSEPETPPVVELPQMETVTAVGWLEPKGEVIQLAASEAAQSSRVAQLLVNEGDWVKAGDAIAILDSRDRLQAAVEQARAQVQVAEAGLAQVKAGAKTGDISAASARFSRTQAELEGQIITQRAAIATLEAQLQGETQAQEATLNRIAAELKDAQTNCQRYQTLQAEGAISAQDRDTICLQADTTQQRLEEAQANLNRIVTSRSEQINEAQANLNRTINTVERQIEESQASLEAISEVRPVDIQLAQAELTSAQAALRQAEADLELAYIKAPQEGRVMEIHTYPGEIINSEGIVELGQTQEMTVIAEVYDSDVVKIRPGQIVQVTSDALPENLTGTVAQIGLKVKQQSALEIDPTQNVDARVVEVQIALDPASSELAAGLSNLQVLVEIEL from the coding sequence GTGGTACGCACTGCAATGGGAACGGAATGGAAATCATCCAAAACAGTGGCTCTACTGGCTACTACCCTCCTCGCTGTGGGAGGAGTCACCGCCTATTCCTTGGTTTCGCCAAAATCCCTTTTTTCCGAGCCGGAAACGCCTCCAGTGGTGGAACTGCCCCAAATGGAAACGGTAACTGCGGTGGGTTGGCTCGAACCCAAGGGGGAAGTGATTCAACTCGCGGCTTCTGAGGCAGCCCAAAGCAGCCGAGTGGCGCAACTGCTGGTGAACGAAGGAGACTGGGTAAAGGCTGGGGATGCGATCGCCATTTTAGATAGCCGCGATCGCCTGCAAGCTGCCGTAGAACAAGCCAGAGCGCAAGTCCAAGTTGCCGAAGCTGGACTCGCCCAAGTCAAAGCCGGAGCCAAAACTGGCGATATCAGTGCCGCATCTGCTCGGTTTAGCCGCACTCAAGCAGAACTTGAAGGACAAATCATTACCCAACGGGCGGCGATCGCCACCTTAGAAGCCCAACTGCAAGGCGAAACACAAGCCCAAGAAGCCACCCTCAACCGCATCGCCGCCGAACTCAAAGACGCTCAAACCAACTGCCAGCGCTACCAAACCCTGCAAGCCGAAGGAGCCATATCCGCCCAAGATCGCGATACCATCTGCCTCCAAGCCGACACCACCCAACAAAGACTCGAAGAAGCGCAAGCCAACCTCAACCGCATCGTCACCAGTCGCAGCGAACAAATCAACGAAGCGCAAGCCAACCTCAACCGCACCATCAACACCGTAGAACGGCAAATTGAAGAATCCCAAGCCAGTTTAGAAGCCATTTCCGAAGTCCGTCCCGTAGACATCCAACTCGCCCAAGCCGAACTCACCAGCGCCCAAGCCGCCCTTCGCCAAGCCGAAGCCGACTTAGAGCTTGCCTATATCAAAGCGCCCCAAGAAGGACGAGTGATGGAAATTCACACTTATCCCGGTGAAATTATCAACTCCGAAGGCATTGTCGAACTCGGACAAACTCAAGAAATGACAGTCATTGCCGAAGTTTACGATAGCGATGTCGTGAAAATTCGCCCAGGACAAATCGTTCAAGTTACCAGCGACGCATTGCCTGAGAACTTAACAGGAACCGTTGCCCAAATCGGCTTGAAAGTAAAGCAACAAAGCGCTTTAGAAATCGATCCCACTCAAAACGTTGATGCCAGAGTTGTAGAAGTACAAATTGCTTTAGATCCAGCGTCCAGTGAGTTGGCTGCTGGTTTAAGTAACTTGCAAGTTCTGGTGGAAATTGAACTATAA
- a CDS encoding four helix bundle protein → MEENRKPLIKTHENLEVYQMAFDSAMTIFEVSKQFPKEEKYSLTDQIRRSSRSVCANLAEAWRRRRYRGSFLLRLNDAEAEAAETQVWLKFAVKCQYLNVDTARELYRQYNRILALIVTMTNNPHKWLLKNK, encoded by the coding sequence ATGGAAGAAAATCGCAAACCTTTAATTAAAACTCATGAAAATTTGGAGGTTTATCAAATGGCATTTGATAGTGCTATGACTATTTTTGAAGTATCTAAACAATTTCCAAAGGAAGAAAAATACTCATTAACAGACCAAATCAGACGCTCTTCTCGTTCTGTCTGTGCCAATTTAGCAGAAGCTTGGCGCAGACGACGTTATCGAGGATCTTTTCTCCTACGGTTAAATGATGCTGAAGCCGAAGCCGCAGAAACCCAAGTCTGGCTAAAATTTGCTGTCAAATGCCAATATCTCAATGTAGATACAGCCAGAGAACTCTACCGTCAATACAATAGAATTCTGGCTTTAATTGTTACTATGACCAACAATCCTCATAAATGGTTATTAAAAAATAAATAA
- a CDS encoding TetR/AcrR family transcriptional regulator — MSTDSPEAKPLSDKAQQILNGAMQEFLAHGYAGTSMDRVAATAGVSKATVYSHFGDKEGLFAALVQRLAQKKFPTIFTPSDRLPTHDLREVLQNMANNMLDNLIEDTDYQNFIRLMIAESGRFPELAQTFARHLAKPGIETLTCHLSSFKELNLPDPEATARIWIGALVHYMLVQEMLHGKDIMPMERDRLVDAMLHLLSTKKNGIAEKE; from the coding sequence ATGTCTACCGATTCCCCTGAAGCCAAACCCTTATCCGACAAGGCGCAGCAGATTCTCAACGGAGCGATGCAAGAATTTTTAGCCCATGGCTATGCAGGAACCAGTATGGATCGGGTGGCAGCAACGGCGGGAGTCTCGAAAGCCACGGTATACAGTCATTTCGGGGATAAAGAAGGATTATTTGCGGCGCTGGTGCAACGATTAGCGCAAAAGAAATTTCCAACAATCTTTACCCCATCCGATCGCCTCCCCACCCATGATTTACGGGAAGTCCTGCAAAATATGGCCAATAATATGCTGGATAATTTAATCGAAGACACCGACTATCAGAACTTTATCCGCCTCATGATTGCCGAGTCTGGGCGCTTTCCCGAATTAGCCCAAACCTTTGCCCGTCACTTAGCCAAACCCGGAATCGAAACTCTCACGTGCCATTTATCCAGTTTTAAGGAACTCAATTTACCCGATCCCGAAGCCACCGCCCGCATTTGGATCGGCGCATTGGTACACTATATGCTTGTGCAGGAGATGCTCCACGGTAAGGACATTATGCCGATGGAGCGCGATCGGCTCGTGGACGCAATGTTACACCTATTATCAACCAAGAAAAATGGTATAGCAGAGAAAGAGTAA
- a CDS encoding nucleotidyltransferase family protein, whose protein sequence is MNEILQAHKREILAIASQHGAYNIRVFGSVARNEANADSDIDFLVDYDSTKRSPWFPCGLQQDLEALLQCPVDIATPAMLKPRIRERVLQEAIPLESATDRHLDRL, encoded by the coding sequence ATGAATGAAATTCTGCAAGCTCATAAACGGGAAATATTGGCGATCGCCTCTCAACATGGAGCCTATAATATTCGAGTATTCGGATCGGTGGCGCGTAATGAAGCGAATGCCGATAGCGATATCGATTTTCTGGTAGACTACGACTCCACAAAACGGAGTCCTTGGTTTCCTTGTGGACTGCAACAAGATTTAGAAGCACTGTTACAGTGTCCTGTCGATATCGCTACTCCGGCAATGCTCAAACCCCGCATCCGAGAGCGCGTTTTACAAGAAGCCATCCCCCTAGAATCGGCAACCGATCGTCATCTCGATAGACTATGA